A window of the Vicingus serpentipes genome harbors these coding sequences:
- a CDS encoding YdcF family protein, whose translation MYFYLGQSDTKLDTDPAYIVVMSGGGIPSESGLMRTYMTAEVAHKFKTAKIIVTMPGDYTDTLSSSYLMKKELVIRGIDENRIIFENRGTNTRSQALEVGKLMDKKLPTLLVTSPEHMYRSLKSFQKIGFTKISGQAAFSHPVEASFLFEDNELGGNNMIPNIGNNTQLRYQFWSHLNYQIIVYREYVAIAFYKIKGWL comes from the coding sequence TTTTATTTGGGTCAATCTGACACGAAACTTGATACTGACCCCGCATACATTGTTGTAATGAGCGGTGGTGGAATACCTAGCGAATCGGGGTTAATGAGAACTTATATGACTGCAGAAGTAGCCCATAAATTTAAAACTGCTAAAATTATTGTTACCATGCCTGGCGACTATACCGACACCTTATCTTCTTCTTATTTAATGAAAAAAGAATTAGTAATAAGAGGTATAGATGAAAATCGAATTATATTTGAAAACAGAGGAACAAATACTCGTTCTCAAGCTTTAGAAGTTGGTAAATTAATGGATAAAAAACTGCCTACACTTTTGGTTACTTCTCCCGAACATATGTATAGATCGTTAAAATCTTTTCAAAAAATTGGCTTTACCAAAATTAGCGGGCAAGCCGCCTTTTCACATCCTGTAGAAGCTTCTTTTTTATTCGAAGACAACGAATTAGGAGGAAACAACATGATTCCTAACATTGGCAACAATACTCAACTCCGTTACCAATTCTGGAGTCATTTAAACTATCAGATAATAGTTTACCGCGAATATGTTGCTATTGCTTTTTATAAAATAAAAGGCTGGTTATAA
- a CDS encoding HesB/IscA family protein, whose amino-acid sequence MITVSENAKNQAIKLMSEDGSPKDSFIRVGVKGGGCSGLVYDLTFDHVINEDDKVFEDNGVKIVCDKKSILYLAGTELDFSGGLNGKGFLFKNPNANRTCGCGESFSL is encoded by the coding sequence ATGATAACAGTTTCAGAAAACGCAAAAAACCAAGCCATTAAATTAATGTCTGAAGATGGCTCACCTAAAGATAGTTTCATCCGTGTTGGTGTTAAAGGTGGCGGATGTTCAGGTCTAGTTTACGACTTAACTTTCGATCATGTAATTAATGAAGATGACAAAGTATTTGAAGACAATGGCGTAAAAATAGTTTGCGACAAAAAAAGTATTCTATACTTAGCCGGAACAGAATTAGACTTTTCGGGAGGATTAAATGGTAAAGGCTTTTTATTTAAAAACCCTAACGCAAATAGAACTTGCGGTTGTGGTGAAAGTTTTTCTTTATAA
- the sufB gene encoding Fe-S cluster assembly protein SufB, with protein MAGYTEEDLEKDLENQEYKYGFTSNIESEVIPKGLNEDVIRLISSKKEEPQWLLDYRLKAFALWQNMTEKHWAHVKYPKVDFQDLSYYSAPKKKENVNWEDVDPEMKATMDKLGISMDEQKALSGVAVDFVFDSVSVKTSFQDKLHDLGIIFCSFSEAVKNHPELVKQYMGTVVPATDNFYAALNAAVFSDGSFCYIPKGVRCPMELSTYFRINEASTGQFERTLLIADEGSYVSYLEGCTAPQRDENQLHAAVVELIALDNAEIKYSTVQNWYPGDKEGKGGIYNFVTKRGICHNNSKISWTQVETGSAVTWKYPSCILKGDNSIGEFYSVAVTNNYQQADTGTKMIHLGKNTKSTIISKGISAGFSNNSYRGLVQINKNATNARNFTQCDSLLMGDKCGAHTFPYIEAKNSSAKIEHEATTSKIGEDQIFYCNQRGIDTEKAINLIVNGYCKEVLNKLPMEFAVEAQKLLEISLEGSVG; from the coding sequence ATGGCAGGATATACAGAGGAAGATTTAGAAAAGGATTTAGAGAATCAAGAATATAAATATGGTTTTACTTCTAATATTGAATCAGAGGTAATTCCTAAAGGTTTAAATGAAGATGTTATTCGATTAATTTCTTCAAAAAAAGAGGAGCCACAATGGCTTTTAGATTATAGACTTAAAGCATTCGCTTTATGGCAAAACATGACCGAAAAGCATTGGGCTCATGTAAAATACCCTAAAGTGGATTTTCAAGACTTGTCTTATTATTCCGCTCCAAAAAAGAAAGAAAATGTTAATTGGGAGGATGTTGATCCAGAAATGAAAGCAACAATGGATAAGCTTGGTATTTCTATGGATGAACAAAAAGCTTTAAGTGGTGTTGCCGTTGATTTTGTATTTGATTCGGTTTCTGTAAAAACTTCTTTTCAAGATAAATTACATGATTTAGGAATTATTTTCTGTTCATTTAGTGAGGCAGTTAAAAATCATCCCGAATTGGTAAAACAATATATGGGAACAGTTGTACCTGCAACAGATAATTTTTATGCAGCATTAAATGCAGCCGTTTTTTCAGATGGGTCTTTCTGTTATATTCCTAAGGGAGTAAGATGCCCTATGGAACTTTCAACTTATTTTAGAATTAATGAAGCTAGTACCGGACAATTTGAAAGAACACTTTTAATTGCAGACGAAGGCAGCTATGTAAGTTATTTAGAAGGTTGTACTGCTCCCCAAAGAGATGAAAACCAACTACACGCGGCTGTTGTTGAGCTAATTGCTTTAGACAATGCTGAAATAAAATATTCAACTGTACAAAACTGGTATCCAGGAGATAAAGAAGGTAAAGGTGGAATATACAATTTTGTAACTAAAAGAGGAATTTGCCATAATAATTCAAAAATTTCATGGACCCAAGTTGAAACTGGCTCTGCTGTTACATGGAAATATCCTTCTTGTATTTTAAAAGGTGATAATTCAATTGGGGAATTCTATTCTGTTGCTGTAACTAATAATTACCAGCAAGCAGATACAGGAACCAAAATGATTCATTTAGGTAAAAACACAAAAAGTACAATTATATCTAAAGGAATTTCTGCTGGATTCAGCAACAACTCTTATAGAGGGTTAGTTCAGATAAACAAGAACGCAACTAACGCTAGAAACTTTACTCAATGTGACTCTTTATTAATGGGAGATAAATGTGGCGCTCACACCTTCCCTTATATAGAAGCAAAAAATAGTTCCGCAAAAATTGAGCACGAGGCAACAACTTCAAAAATTGGGGAAGACCAAATATTTTATTGCAATCAAAGAGGTATAGATACTGAAAAAGCAATCAATTTAATTGTAAATGGATATTGTAAAGAAGTATTGAACAAGCTTCCAATGGAATTTGCAGTAGAAGCACAAAAATTATTAGAAATTAGTTTAGAAGGTTCTGTAGGATAG
- the sufC gene encoding Fe-S cluster assembly ATPase SufC: MLSIKNLHASINDKEILKGINLEIKAGEVHAIMGPNGSGKSTLSSVLAGREDYEVTQGEVNFDGKDLLELNPEDRAREGLFLAFQYPIEIPGVSNINFLKTAISEKREYLGQEPATAKEFLAMVKEKSALVELDAKLASRSVNEGFSGGEKKRNEIFQMAMLEPKLAILDETDSGLDIDALRIVANGVNLLKSPKNATVVITHYQRLLDYIVPDFVHVLYNGRIVKSGTKELALELEEKGYDWIKEEVNA, from the coding sequence ATGTTAAGTATAAAAAATTTACACGCGAGTATAAACGACAAAGAAATTCTTAAAGGAATTAATTTAGAAATTAAAGCAGGAGAAGTTCATGCTATAATGGGACCAAATGGTTCTGGTAAAAGTACTTTGTCGTCTGTATTAGCCGGAAGAGAAGATTATGAAGTAACTCAAGGTGAAGTTAATTTTGATGGAAAAGATTTATTAGAATTAAATCCCGAAGATAGAGCTAGAGAAGGTTTATTCCTTGCTTTTCAGTATCCAATAGAAATACCTGGGGTTAGTAATATCAATTTCTTAAAAACTGCTATAAGCGAAAAACGAGAATATCTTGGCCAAGAACCTGCTACAGCTAAAGAATTTTTAGCTATGGTTAAAGAAAAATCGGCTTTAGTAGAATTAGATGCTAAATTAGCTTCTCGTTCTGTTAACGAAGGTTTCTCAGGTGGTGAAAAGAAAAGAAATGAGATATTTCAAATGGCAATGCTTGAGCCTAAATTGGCAATCTTAGATGAAACAGATTCTGGTTTAGATATTGACGCTTTAAGAATTGTTGCTAATGGTGTAAATTTATTAAAATCACCAAAAAACGCTACAGTTGTTATTACACACTACCAAAGACTTTTAGACTATATAGTGCCTGATTTTGTACACGTATTATACAATGGTAGAATTGTGAAATCTGGAACTAAAGAGTTAGCTCTTGAATTAGAAGAAAAAGGATATGATTGGATTAAAGAAGAAGTGAACGCTTAA
- the sufD gene encoding Fe-S cluster assembly protein SufD, whose product MTTQELTKKDILLENLSQLDFSNEPQFAKELRAKSKLAIAKLDFPSSKTEYWKYTRVGKIINKNYNIQREVSTNNLDISSFLIPNLDANIVVIENGFYREDLAKVENENGVKIISIKNSIANSDEFVKDHLGSLAKVENEIFVALNSFSFTDGVYIGLDKNIIASKPIHIINIVTESSLHTNTRTIVKAHDGASVKIIETFVKLNAENSFSNSVAEFFLNPNSKIEYNKIQDKEDNNYHIATEQAYQRADSTFTINTAIFNGAIVRNNLNIEVNASNCETNLNGLYLGKNQDHIDNHTVVDHMKPHCNSNEVYKGVLDDESIGVFNGKVFVRQDAQITNAFQQNNNILLSDNASVNSKPELEIYADDVKCSHGSTTGQIDDEAIFYLQSRGISRRSALNLMINAFAKDALEKITLEPLQIYIDQKIEERFAK is encoded by the coding sequence ATGACAACACAAGAACTCACAAAAAAAGATATTTTATTAGAAAATCTAAGCCAATTAGACTTTTCTAACGAACCCCAATTTGCTAAAGAATTAAGAGCAAAATCTAAATTAGCCATAGCTAAACTAGACTTTCCTTCTTCAAAAACCGAGTATTGGAAATATACAAGAGTTGGAAAAATCATCAACAAAAACTACAACATTCAAAGAGAAGTATCTACAAATAATCTTGACATTTCAAGTTTTTTGATCCCAAATTTAGATGCTAACATTGTAGTAATTGAAAATGGTTTTTACCGTGAAGATTTAGCAAAAGTTGAAAATGAAAATGGCGTTAAAATAATTTCTATAAAAAACTCTATTGCTAATTCTGATGAATTTGTAAAAGACCATTTAGGAAGTTTGGCTAAAGTTGAAAATGAAATATTTGTTGCGTTAAACTCATTTTCATTCACAGATGGTGTCTACATAGGTTTAGATAAAAATATTATTGCATCCAAACCAATACATATTATAAACATTGTTACAGAAAGCAGTTTACACACTAACACTAGAACAATTGTAAAAGCTCATGATGGAGCTTCTGTTAAAATTATAGAAACATTTGTAAAGCTAAATGCTGAAAATAGTTTCTCAAACAGTGTTGCTGAGTTTTTCTTGAATCCAAATTCTAAAATAGAATATAACAAAATTCAAGATAAAGAAGATAATAATTACCATATAGCTACCGAACAAGCTTACCAAAGAGCAGACAGTACATTTACAATTAACACAGCAATTTTTAATGGCGCTATAGTTAGAAATAACTTAAACATTGAAGTGAATGCAAGTAATTGCGAAACTAATCTTAACGGCTTGTATTTAGGAAAAAATCAAGACCATATCGACAACCATACTGTTGTAGATCATATGAAACCTCATTGTAATTCTAACGAAGTTTATAAAGGTGTGTTGGATGATGAATCTATTGGGGTATTTAACGGTAAGGTTTTCGTTCGTCAAGACGCTCAAATAACAAATGCTTTTCAGCAAAACAACAACATTTTATTATCAGATAACGCAAGTGTAAACTCTAAACCAGAGTTAGAAATATATGCCGATGATGTAAAATGTAGTCATGGTTCTACAACTGGGCAAATAGATGATGAAGCTATTTTTTATTTACAATCTAGAGGAATTAGCAGAAGAAGTGCTTTAAACTTAATGATTAACGCTTTTGCTAAAGATGCATTAGAAAAAATAACATTAGAGCCATTACAAATCTATATTGATCAAAAAATAGAAGAACGATTCGCAAAATAA
- a CDS encoding SufS family cysteine desulfurase, whose protein sequence is MLNIKKIRADFPILAREVNGKPLVYFDNGATSQKPQQVIDVIDKYYTFQNSNIHRGIHTLSQEATDAYEKARITVQNFINAKHEHEVIFTSGTTGSINLVASSFAKKHLNKGDEIIISTMEHHSNIVPWQMVCEDYGAILKVVPINDKGEFLFEEFEKLLSDKTKLVAVTHVSNTLGTINPVKEIIKKAKAIGAFTLIDGAQAVPHKKVDVQELDCDFYVFSGHKMLGPTGVGILYGKEAILNSLPPYQGGGDMIKTVTFEKTTYNELPHKFEAGTPNIVGGIALAAAIDYMNNIGIHNIEAYEHELLTYATEKIKQIEGLRIIGEAKQKASVLSFVVDGTHPSDIGMIIDKLGVAIRTGHHCTEPLMNRLNVPGTARASFAFYNTTEEIDIFIEGLKRAIKMLV, encoded by the coding sequence ATACTTAACATTAAAAAAATTAGGGCTGACTTTCCAATTTTAGCTAGAGAGGTTAATGGAAAACCATTGGTTTATTTTGATAATGGAGCAACTTCTCAGAAGCCTCAACAAGTAATTGATGTAATTGACAAATACTATACTTTTCAAAACAGTAATATACACAGAGGCATCCATACGCTTAGTCAAGAAGCTACAGATGCTTACGAGAAAGCAAGAATCACTGTTCAAAATTTTATTAATGCAAAACATGAGCACGAAGTAATTTTTACTTCCGGAACTACTGGAAGTATTAATTTAGTAGCATCAAGCTTTGCAAAAAAACACCTTAACAAAGGCGACGAGATTATCATCTCAACAATGGAGCATCATTCAAACATTGTTCCTTGGCAAATGGTATGTGAAGATTACGGAGCAATTTTAAAAGTTGTGCCAATAAACGACAAAGGAGAATTTTTGTTTGAGGAATTTGAAAAATTACTTTCAGATAAAACCAAATTAGTTGCTGTAACACATGTTTCTAATACTTTAGGCACAATAAATCCTGTTAAAGAAATTATTAAAAAAGCAAAAGCAATTGGTGCTTTTACATTAATAGATGGAGCGCAAGCTGTTCCTCATAAAAAAGTAGATGTACAAGAGTTAGATTGTGATTTTTATGTTTTTTCAGGACATAAAATGCTGGGACCAACTGGAGTTGGGATTCTATATGGTAAAGAAGCCATATTAAACAGCCTCCCTCCTTACCAAGGTGGTGGCGATATGATTAAAACTGTTACTTTCGAAAAAACGACCTACAACGAATTGCCACATAAATTTGAAGCTGGCACACCCAATATTGTTGGTGGTATAGCATTAGCTGCTGCTATTGACTATATGAACAACATCGGCATCCATAATATTGAAGCTTATGAGCATGAGTTATTGACCTATGCTACAGAAAAAATAAAACAAATAGAAGGTTTACGAATAATTGGGGAAGCTAAACAAAAAGCAAGTGTTTTATCATTTGTGGTTGATGGAACACATCCATCTGACATCGGAATGATAATAGATAAATTAGGAGTAGCAATTAGAACAGGTCATCACTGTACAGAGCCTTTAATGAACAGGTTAAATGTACCTGGAACCGCAAGAGCTTCTTTTGCTTTTTATAATACAACCGAAGAAATTGATATCTTCATTGAAGGGCTGAAAAGAGCTATTAAAATGCTAGTTTAA
- a CDS encoding SufE family protein: MTIKEIQEEIVDEFALFDEWMDKYEHIIELGKDLPIIEEKYKTEDNLIKGCQSRVWLHAELNDGKIIFTADSDAIITKGIIALMIRVFSNHTPKEIAESDLFFIDQIGLKEHLSPTRSNGLLSMVKQIKIYSIAFQAKA, encoded by the coding sequence ATGACAATAAAAGAAATACAAGAAGAAATAGTTGATGAATTTGCTTTGTTTGATGAGTGGATGGATAAGTATGAACATATCATTGAATTAGGGAAGGATTTACCAATTATTGAAGAAAAATACAAAACAGAAGACAATTTGATTAAAGGTTGTCAATCAAGAGTATGGTTACATGCAGAATTAAATGATGGAAAAATCATTTTTACTGCAGATAGTGATGCAATTATTACAAAAGGGATAATTGCTTTAATGATAAGAGTTTTCTCTAACCATACACCTAAAGAAATTGCAGAATCTGATTTGTTTTTTATAGATCAAATTGGTTTAAAAGAACATTTATCACCTACCAGAAGTAATGGATTATTGTCAATGGTTAAACAGATAAAAATATACTCAATCGCTTTTCAAGCTAAAGCTTAA
- a CDS encoding iron-sulfur cluster assembly protein — MEEHNKELSKKDVEELVIETLKTIYDPEIPVDIYEMGLIYEIKIDDEFNVQIDMTLTSPSCPVAESLPEEVRQKVDDMWSVKSAKVELVWEPTWGKEMMSEEALLELGMM; from the coding sequence ATGGAAGAACATAATAAAGAATTGTCAAAAAAAGATGTTGAAGAGTTAGTTATTGAAACTCTAAAAACTATTTATGACCCTGAAATTCCTGTTGATATCTACGAAATGGGATTGATTTATGAAATTAAAATAGATGATGAATTTAATGTTCAAATTGATATGACATTAACATCTCCATCTTGTCCTGTAGCAGAAAGTTTACCTGAAGAAGTTCGACAAAAAGTAGATGATATGTGGAGCGTAAAATCTGCAAAAGTTGAATTAGTTTGGGAACCAACTTGGGGAAAAGAAATGATGAGTGAAGAGGCGCTATTAGAATTAGGTATGATGTAA
- a CDS encoding PID-CTERM protein-sorting domain-containing protein has protein sequence MKKTLLYLSFIFLSYLSYAAAGGNGNGMGAPGGGNGMGNNGMGPNSGVPIDGGIGFLIAGGLLYGAKKTYDLRKDENQKH, from the coding sequence TTGAAAAAAACATTATTATACCTTTCGTTTATCTTTTTAAGTTACCTTTCTTATGCAGCAGCAGGAGGTAATGGAAATGGCATGGGGGCTCCTGGAGGAGGAAATGGCATGGGTAATAATGGTATGGGACCAAACAGTGGAGTACCAATAGATGGTGGTATTGGTTTTTTAATTGCTGGAGGATTATTGTATGGAGCTAAAAAAACATACGATTTAAGAAAAGATGAAAACCAAAAGCATTAG